The DNA window AGCTGCCGGCGGTAAAGAGCAGGCCGGCCTCGAGGGCCACCTTGGGCGAGGTGAAGTACTGCACCCCGCCGCCGATGGTAATGCCGCCGCCGGAGGTGACAATTCCGGTGGAGTCCAGTCGCGAGCTTTCCGCCACGCCCGTGATGCCGCTGGTCAGGTACGGCCGCAGCGGCGAGTGCTCGTCCAGAAAGCTGGCGCGCAGGGCAATGTCCACCGTCACCTGGTCATAGCTGCCGCTCGGGCCGGCGTCGGCGATCACGGGGCCTGGGTACTTCACCCGCCCCCCGTCCGCGCTCACCAGCAGTGCCAGGCGATCGGAGAAGCCGTAGCCGACCGCCAGGCCCAGCGCGCCGCCGCGCCGCATCTCGGCATCCTCGGCGGCGCCACCGGTGGAGGCGCCGGCCACGTGGGCGTTTACCATCCAGCCACGGTTGTCGGACACCTGGGCGTGGGCC is part of the Longimicrobium sp. genome and encodes:
- a CDS encoding outer membrane beta-barrel protein, which translates into the protein MRNILLAAAGAVLAASTAHAQVSDNRGWMVNAHVAGASTGGAAEDAEMRRGGALGLAVGYGFSDRLALLVSADGGRVKYPGPVIADAGPSGSYDQVTVDIALRASFLDEHSPLRPYLTSGITGVAESSRLDSTGIVTSGGGITIGGGVQYFTSPKVALEAGLLFTAGSFTGFEVEGEKYEYDEGLGFGHSRLQLGITWHP